A region from the Inhella inkyongensis genome encodes:
- a CDS encoding regulatory protein RecX has protein sequence MGRCMDAKALRTRALALLALREHSPQELQRKLLQAWQRASQKSGQEVPEDAEQVVSELAEQLSAQGLLSAERYVEGRLRTRAPRLGARRLQAELAQQGLKPEGEVWESVQASESERARALLVRRFGEGAPPDAKERARRVRFLVSRGFDGGLAMSLTRSSALDALE, from the coding sequence GTGGGCCGCTGCATGGATGCCAAGGCCCTACGGACCCGCGCCCTGGCCCTGCTGGCCCTGCGCGAGCACAGCCCGCAGGAGTTGCAGCGCAAATTGCTGCAGGCCTGGCAGCGCGCCAGCCAGAAGAGTGGGCAGGAAGTGCCCGAGGATGCTGAACAAGTGGTGTCCGAACTCGCCGAGCAACTGTCAGCCCAGGGTCTGCTGAGCGCTGAGCGCTATGTCGAGGGTCGCCTGCGCACGCGCGCCCCACGTCTGGGGGCCCGTCGACTGCAAGCCGAGTTAGCACAGCAGGGGCTTAAGCCGGAGGGGGAGGTCTGGGAGTCGGTGCAGGCGAGCGAGAGTGAGCGCGCGCGCGCCCTGCTGGTGAGGCGCTTTGGCGAGGGCGCGCCACCAGATGCCAAGGAGCGGGCGCGGCGGGTGCGCTTCCTGGTCAGCCGCGGTTTTGATGGGGGGCTGGCGATGAGCTTGACGCGCTCCAGCGCGCTCGATGCACTTGAGTAA
- a CDS encoding nuclear transport factor 2 family protein, with translation MDCQALEAEDLLRQFWQLANTQQWTAMGQLLDPGLRYEVPQTREFITGREGFVDFFATWPQPWRVEVERCIAQGDQLAVQMSFHDDSGSPMTCVGFYELAGGRIRRIVEYWPVNYEPPARHSAHVQRLP, from the coding sequence GTGGATTGCCAAGCCCTGGAAGCCGAGGACTTGCTGCGTCAGTTCTGGCAACTGGCCAACACCCAGCAATGGACGGCCATGGGCCAGCTGCTGGATCCGGGCCTGCGCTACGAAGTGCCGCAGACCCGCGAGTTCATCACCGGGCGCGAGGGCTTTGTGGACTTCTTTGCGACTTGGCCCCAGCCCTGGCGGGTGGAGGTTGAGCGCTGCATCGCCCAGGGCGATCAACTGGCGGTGCAAATGAGTTTTCATGACGACTCCGGCAGCCCGATGACCTGCGTGGGCTTCTATGAACTGGCCGGCGGACGGATTCGCCGCATCGTCGAGTACTGGCCGGTGAACTACGAGCCCCCGGCACGCCACAGCGCCCACGTGCAGCGTCTGCCTTGA
- the recA gene encoding recombinase RecA, giving the protein MSTAAVTSEKQKALAAALAQIEKQFGKGSIMRLGEGEVIEDIQVVSTGSLGLDIALGVGGLPRGRVVEIYGPESSGKTTLTLQVIAQMQKLGGVCAFIDAEHALDVQYAQKLGVDLQDLLISQPDTGEQALEIVDALVRSGSVDLIVVDSVAALTPKAEIEGEMGDALPGLQARLMSQALRKLTGTIKKTNTMVVFINQIRMKIGVMFGSPETTTGGNALKFYASVRLDIRRIGSIKKGEEVIGSETKVKVVKNKVSPPFKTAEFDILYGEGISREGEIVDMGVAHKIVDKSGAWYAYKGEKIGQGKDNAREFLRENPDLAFEIENRVREAVGVAPQAAATNGSAE; this is encoded by the coding sequence ATGAGCACCGCCGCCGTCACCTCTGAGAAGCAAAAAGCCCTGGCCGCCGCGCTGGCCCAAATTGAAAAGCAGTTTGGCAAGGGCTCCATCATGCGCCTGGGCGAGGGCGAGGTGATCGAGGACATTCAAGTGGTTTCCACGGGGTCGCTGGGCCTGGACATCGCCTTGGGGGTCGGCGGCCTGCCGCGCGGCCGGGTGGTCGAGATCTACGGCCCCGAGTCCTCCGGCAAAACCACCCTGACCCTGCAGGTGATCGCGCAGATGCAAAAGCTGGGCGGCGTGTGCGCCTTCATCGACGCCGAACACGCGCTGGATGTGCAGTACGCCCAAAAGCTTGGCGTGGATCTGCAAGATCTGCTCATCAGCCAGCCCGATACCGGCGAACAAGCGCTGGAAATTGTGGACGCCCTGGTGCGTTCGGGTTCGGTGGACCTGATCGTGGTGGATTCGGTGGCGGCCCTCACGCCCAAGGCCGAAATCGAAGGCGAGATGGGTGACGCCCTGCCCGGCTTGCAGGCCCGCCTGATGAGCCAGGCACTGCGCAAGCTCACCGGCACCATCAAGAAGACCAACACCATGGTGGTTTTCATCAACCAGATCCGCATGAAGATCGGCGTGATGTTCGGAAGCCCCGAGACCACCACAGGCGGCAATGCGCTGAAGTTCTACGCCTCGGTGCGCCTGGACATCCGCCGCATCGGGTCGATCAAAAAGGGCGAGGAGGTGATCGGCTCCGAGACCAAGGTCAAGGTGGTGAAGAACAAGGTTTCGCCCCCCTTCAAGACCGCCGAGTTCGACATCCTCTACGGCGAGGGCATCAGCCGTGAAGGCGAGATCGTTGACATGGGCGTGGCGCACAAGATCGTCGACAAGAGCGGCGCCTGGTACGCCTACAAGGGCGAAAAGATTGGCCAAGGCAAGGACAACGCCCGCGAATTCCTGCGCGAGAACCCCGACCTGGCGTTCGAGATTGAAAACCGCGTCCGCGAAGCGGTGGGCGTGGCGCCGCAGGCGGCCGCGACCAACGGTTCGGCGGAATAA
- a CDS encoding response regulator, whose translation MRILIAEDDQVLADALVRALRAAGYAVDQVASGSEADAALLTDEFDLLILDIGLPRMTGLEVLRRLRARSAPNALNAHVPVLILTAADSVEQRVQGLDLGADDYMAKPFALQELEARVRALTRRGLGSSGHLIKHGPLSFDSTGRVAYLNEQMVELSARELSLLEVLLQRAGRLVSKEQLVQHLCSWGDEVSNNAIEVYVHRLRKKIEQGPVRIATVRGLGYCLERIAADS comes from the coding sequence ATGAGAATTCTGATCGCCGAAGACGACCAGGTATTGGCCGACGCTCTGGTGCGCGCCTTGCGGGCTGCCGGCTATGCGGTGGACCAGGTGGCCAGTGGCAGTGAGGCCGATGCCGCCCTGCTGACGGACGAGTTTGATCTGCTGATCCTGGACATCGGCTTGCCGCGCATGACGGGGCTTGAAGTGCTGCGCCGCCTGCGCGCCCGCAGCGCGCCCAATGCGCTCAATGCGCATGTCCCGGTGTTGATCCTGACCGCTGCGGACAGCGTTGAGCAGCGGGTGCAGGGCCTGGACCTGGGCGCCGACGACTACATGGCAAAGCCCTTTGCGCTGCAGGAGTTGGAGGCCCGCGTGCGCGCTTTGACGCGGCGCGGCCTGGGCAGCAGCGGCCACTTGATCAAGCATGGCCCGCTGAGCTTTGACAGCACCGGCCGCGTCGCCTATCTGAACGAGCAGATGGTGGAGCTGTCGGCCCGCGAGCTCTCACTGCTGGAAGTGCTGCTGCAGCGCGCCGGGCGCTTGGTCAGCAAGGAACAGCTGGTGCAACATCTGTGCAGCTGGGGCGATGAGGTGAGCAACAACGCCATCGAGGTCTACGTGCACCGCCTGCGTAAGAAGATTGAGCAAGGCCCGGTGCGCATCGCGACTGTGCGCGGTCTGGGCTATTGCCTGGAACGGATCGCTGCCGATTCGTGA
- a CDS encoding sensor histidine kinase N-terminal domain-containing protein, producing MSPPFPAVPRGPRSLFGELLDWMLAPLLVLWPISVLLTWAVAQSIASQPFDRELTETARALAQQALSEPERLHLSAQTLGLLRSDDGDNVHFQVLGLRGELLAGERRLTVPDLGRSAAGQVQLRDDSLAGEPLRVAALWVRPHAAAADDERLTIQLAETLGRRERLASDIIKGVLLPQFLLMPLAALLAWLALTQGFRPLEALQQKIRNRAAEDLSPIDEGGAPEEVAPLVRAINDLLARREGAMRTQKQFLADAAHQLKTPLAGLRTQAELAGRAIQSGQASPAELSRSLEQIALSSQRAAHMVSQLLALARSEGAGEVAPTEPVDLAELARGALQDFVPRALAKRIDLGFDGPATCALRIPGQPWLLEELIRNLVDNALNYTPTGGMVTVRVSEDRFGRVVVLQVEDNGPGIPEAARERVFQPFYRQLGTGVDGSGLGLTIAGQIAERHGSRIELSDARTRRGGEPPGALFTLRFSALPEATSA from the coding sequence TTGAGCCCACCGTTTCCCGCTGTTCCGCGCGGCCCACGCTCGCTGTTCGGCGAGCTGCTGGACTGGATGCTGGCGCCGCTGCTGGTGCTGTGGCCGATCTCGGTGTTGCTGACTTGGGCGGTGGCGCAGTCCATCGCCAGCCAGCCCTTTGATCGCGAACTGACAGAGACCGCCCGCGCCCTGGCGCAGCAGGCCTTGTCAGAACCCGAGCGCCTGCACCTGAGCGCACAGACCCTGGGCCTGCTGCGCAGCGACGACGGTGACAACGTGCACTTCCAGGTCCTGGGCCTGCGTGGTGAGCTGCTGGCGGGTGAGCGCCGGCTGACCGTGCCCGACTTGGGCCGTAGCGCAGCCGGCCAAGTGCAGTTGCGCGACGACTCACTGGCCGGCGAGCCTTTGCGCGTGGCCGCGCTGTGGGTGCGCCCGCATGCGGCAGCGGCCGACGATGAACGGCTGACCATTCAACTGGCCGAGACCCTGGGCCGGCGCGAACGCCTGGCCAGCGACATCATCAAGGGCGTGCTGCTGCCGCAGTTTTTGCTCATGCCCTTGGCCGCCCTGCTGGCCTGGCTGGCGCTGACCCAAGGCTTTCGCCCTTTGGAAGCTCTGCAGCAGAAAATTCGCAACCGCGCTGCCGAAGACTTGAGCCCCATCGATGAAGGGGGCGCCCCCGAGGAAGTGGCGCCGCTGGTGCGCGCCATCAACGACCTGCTGGCGCGGCGCGAGGGCGCCATGCGCACACAAAAGCAATTCCTGGCCGACGCCGCCCACCAGCTCAAGACTCCGCTGGCGGGTCTGCGTACCCAGGCCGAATTGGCGGGCCGGGCCATACAGTCCGGCCAGGCCAGCCCAGCGGAGCTGAGTCGCTCACTGGAGCAGATCGCGCTGTCCAGCCAGCGCGCTGCCCATATGGTGAGCCAACTCTTGGCGCTGGCCCGCTCTGAAGGGGCTGGCGAGGTGGCGCCCACCGAGCCCGTGGACCTGGCCGAACTGGCGCGCGGCGCCTTGCAGGACTTCGTGCCACGCGCCTTGGCCAAGCGCATTGACCTTGGCTTTGACGGCCCCGCCACCTGCGCGCTGCGCATCCCCGGCCAACCCTGGTTGCTCGAAGAGCTGATCCGCAACTTGGTGGACAACGCCCTGAACTACACCCCCACCGGCGGCATGGTGACGGTACGCGTCAGCGAGGATCGCTTCGGCCGTGTGGTGGTGCTGCAGGTGGAGGACAACGGCCCCGGCATTCCAGAAGCGGCCCGCGAGCGCGTGTTCCAGCCCTTCTACCGGCAGTTGGGGACCGGTGTGGATGGCTCGGGCCTGGGCCTGACGATCGCCGGCCAGATTGCCGAGCGCCACGGCAGCCGCATCGAACTCAGCGACGCCCGCACCCGCCGCGGCGGCGAACCCCCCGGCGCGCTTTTCACCCTGCGCTTCTCCGCACTTCCGGAAGCTACCTCTGCATGA
- the rodA gene encoding rod shape-determining protein RodA codes for MNQVIARPALWRRLRPLWRGMDGPLLLACLWLMGWGLLAMYSIGHDHGTRFVDHARNFAIGATVMFLVAQVPAQKLTRLALPLYVAGVTLLVAVALFGITKKGATRWLNIGITQIQPSEILKIATPLMLAWWFQLREGQLKLLDFVIAFVLLGLPFGLIAKQPDLGTGLLVLFAGLYVIFFAGLSWKLILPLLTAGVIGIGALIAFEPQICQDDVDWKVLKTYQKTRVCTLLDPHKDPLGKGFHVLQGEIAIGSGGVTGKGFMQGTQTHLEFIPERTTDFLFAAFAEEFGLLGALALLLGYGALILRGLVLAANAPSLFERLLGGAITMSVFTYVFVNMGMVIGILPVVGVPLPFMSYGGTAMVMLGLSLGLLLAIGRSRSFMQR; via the coding sequence ATGAACCAGGTGATTGCACGTCCCGCCCTGTGGCGTCGCCTGCGGCCCTTGTGGCGGGGCATGGATGGCCCGCTGCTGCTGGCTTGCCTGTGGCTGATGGGCTGGGGCTTGCTGGCGATGTATTCCATCGGTCACGACCATGGCACGCGCTTTGTGGACCACGCGCGAAACTTCGCCATCGGCGCGACGGTGATGTTCCTGGTGGCCCAGGTGCCGGCGCAGAAACTCACCCGCTTGGCCCTGCCGCTCTATGTGGCGGGGGTTACCTTGCTGGTGGCGGTGGCGCTGTTTGGCATCACCAAAAAAGGGGCGACGCGCTGGCTGAATATCGGCATCACGCAGATCCAACCCAGCGAAATCCTGAAGATCGCCACGCCCCTGATGCTGGCCTGGTGGTTCCAGTTGCGCGAGGGTCAGCTCAAGCTCTTGGACTTCGTGATCGCTTTTGTGCTTCTCGGGCTGCCCTTCGGCTTGATCGCCAAACAGCCCGATCTGGGCACGGGGCTTCTGGTGTTGTTCGCCGGGCTCTATGTGATCTTCTTTGCCGGCCTGTCCTGGAAGCTGATCCTGCCCCTGTTGACGGCCGGCGTGATTGGCATCGGCGCGCTAATCGCCTTCGAACCGCAGATCTGCCAGGACGATGTGGACTGGAAGGTGCTCAAGACTTACCAGAAGACTCGCGTCTGCACCTTGCTGGATCCGCACAAGGACCCACTGGGCAAGGGCTTTCATGTGCTGCAGGGCGAGATCGCCATTGGCTCAGGCGGTGTGACCGGCAAGGGCTTCATGCAGGGTACGCAGACCCATCTCGAGTTCATTCCTGAGCGCACCACCGACTTCCTGTTTGCGGCCTTCGCCGAGGAGTTCGGCCTGCTTGGCGCGCTGGCTCTGTTGCTGGGTTATGGCGCTTTAATCCTGCGCGGACTGGTGCTTGCGGCCAATGCGCCCAGCCTGTTCGAGCGCCTGCTGGGCGGCGCCATCACCATGTCGGTGTTCACCTATGTGTTCGTCAACATGGGCATGGTGATCGGCATCCTGCCGGTGGTGGGCGTGCCGCTGCCTTTCATGAGCTATGGCGGCACGGCGATGGTGATGCTGGGGCTCTCGCTCGGGCTACTGCTGGCCATCGGCCGCAGCCGCTCCTTCATGCAGAGGTAG
- the mrdA gene encoding penicillin-binding protein 2, producing the protein MALIRDSVQELARYRLRVWAAIALVLLCFALLIFRLFTLQVLRHEDLLAEAENNRVTVLPVTPNRGLIKDRNGVVLASNYSAYTLEITPTKIQGDLDAMIDRLAEVVEIQPKDRRRFQRLLADGKRFDSLPIRNRLSDTEVARFTARRWEFPGVDVQARLFRQYPLGEVGSHLLGYIGRINTKEREAMLDWDEEAQANYRGTDHIGKLGLEQAYEAELHGITGFQRVETSAGGRAVRNLGHRAPTPGNTLKLSVDIKLQHLVEELFGDRRGALVALDPRNGEVLAFVSKPGFDPNLFVDGIDSENWKALNESLDKPLLNRALRGTYPPGSTYKPFMAMALLNTGTRDADKIINDTLVYHFGGRAFGSPSGERGGAMNMRRSIVESSNVYYYSAANELGVDRIHAQLQPFGFGRLTDIDLQGEVTGVLPSQEWKQRRFKQKWYPGETISLGIGQGYNAFTVLQMASATATLVSGGQRFKPRLVREIEDVVRHETRRVSADALTPLPLKPEHVAVVKDGLHGVTFQGTGTRVFAGAPYQSGGKTGTAQAVGLRAGQKYNAALMEERRRDHSWYMAFAPLDEPKVALAVIVENAGFGSAAAAPIARRVFDYLLLGQVPSEEDLALMKEGKAMAPVGKPRPASEWLLPGQVAAPSPASGASR; encoded by the coding sequence ATGGCTCTGATCCGCGACTCGGTGCAGGAGTTGGCGCGCTACCGCCTGCGCGTCTGGGCCGCCATCGCGCTGGTGCTGCTGTGCTTTGCGCTGCTGATCTTTCGGCTCTTCACGTTGCAGGTGCTGCGCCATGAGGACTTGTTGGCCGAGGCCGAGAACAACCGCGTCACGGTGCTGCCCGTCACGCCCAATCGGGGCCTGATCAAGGACCGCAATGGGGTGGTGCTGGCCAGCAACTACTCGGCCTACACCCTGGAGATCACCCCCACCAAGATTCAGGGGGATCTGGATGCCATGATCGACCGCCTGGCCGAGGTGGTGGAGATCCAGCCCAAGGACCGGCGCCGTTTCCAGCGCCTGCTGGCCGATGGCAAGCGCTTTGATTCGCTGCCCATTCGCAACCGCTTGAGCGACACCGAAGTGGCGCGCTTCACCGCGCGGCGCTGGGAGTTCCCCGGTGTGGATGTGCAGGCGCGTCTGTTCCGCCAATACCCGCTGGGTGAGGTGGGCAGCCATTTGCTGGGCTATATCGGACGCATCAACACGAAAGAGCGCGAGGCCATGCTGGACTGGGACGAGGAGGCCCAGGCCAACTACCGCGGCACCGATCACATCGGCAAGCTGGGTCTGGAACAGGCCTATGAGGCCGAGCTGCACGGCATCACCGGGTTTCAGCGCGTGGAGACCAGCGCCGGCGGTCGGGCGGTGCGCAACCTGGGGCATCGCGCGCCCACGCCGGGCAATACCCTGAAGCTCTCGGTCGACATCAAGCTGCAGCATCTGGTGGAGGAGCTGTTTGGGGACCGCCGTGGCGCCTTGGTGGCCCTGGACCCGCGCAACGGCGAGGTGCTGGCCTTTGTGTCCAAGCCGGGTTTTGATCCCAATCTGTTTGTGGACGGCATCGATAGCGAGAACTGGAAGGCGCTCAACGAGTCGCTGGACAAGCCGCTGCTGAACCGCGCGCTGCGCGGCACCTACCCGCCAGGCTCGACCTACAAGCCCTTCATGGCGATGGCCCTGCTGAACACCGGCACCCGCGACGCCGACAAGATCATCAACGACACCCTGGTCTATCACTTCGGTGGCCGCGCCTTCGGCAGTCCGTCGGGCGAGCGGGGCGGCGCGATGAATATGCGTCGCTCCATCGTCGAGTCGTCCAACGTCTACTACTACAGCGCCGCCAATGAGTTGGGGGTGGACCGCATCCATGCCCAGCTGCAGCCCTTTGGCTTTGGTCGCTTGACCGACATCGATCTGCAGGGCGAGGTCACCGGCGTGCTGCCCAGCCAGGAGTGGAAGCAGCGTCGCTTCAAGCAGAAGTGGTACCCGGGCGAGACCATCTCGCTGGGCATCGGCCAGGGCTACAACGCCTTCACGGTGCTGCAGATGGCCAGCGCCACCGCCACCTTGGTCAGCGGGGGGCAGCGTTTCAAGCCCCGCCTGGTGCGCGAGATCGAGGACGTGGTGCGGCATGAGACACGGCGGGTGTCGGCCGATGCCCTGACGCCGCTGCCGCTCAAGCCCGAGCACGTGGCGGTGGTGAAGGATGGCTTGCATGGCGTGACCTTTCAGGGCACGGGCACGCGTGTGTTTGCCGGTGCGCCTTACCAAAGCGGCGGCAAGACCGGCACCGCCCAGGCCGTGGGCCTCAGGGCGGGTCAAAAGTACAACGCCGCGCTGATGGAAGAGCGGCGGCGCGATCACAGCTGGTACATGGCTTTTGCGCCCTTGGACGAACCCAAGGTGGCCCTGGCGGTGATCGTCGAAAACGCCGGATTCGGCTCGGCCGCCGCGGCGCCCATTGCGCGCCGGGTGTTCGACTACCTGTTGCTCGGTCAGGTGCCCAGCGAGGAGGATCTGGCGCTGATGAAAGAGGGCAAGGCCATGGCGCCGGTGGGCAAGCCGCGCCCGGCCAGCGAGTGGCTGTTGCCGGGCCAGGTTGCAGCACCCTCGCCGGCGTCGGGAGCTTCAAGATGA
- the mreD gene encoding rod shape-determining protein MreD codes for MIMPRGSQLLLPAKPWFIGLTLLLALLVEMVPLGPMPAKPDLLAVVLVFWNVHQMRRISVGWAFFLGLLIDVHHGALLGQHALAYSGLAFLAVSLHRRLLWFTVLEQMVQLLPLFAAAHLVQFAVRMLLGGMAPSPWLLLAPLFEALLWPLTTALLLAPQRRAPDRDENRPL; via the coding sequence ATGATCATGCCGCGTGGCTCCCAGCTGCTGCTGCCTGCCAAGCCCTGGTTCATCGGCCTGACCCTGCTGCTGGCCTTGTTGGTGGAGATGGTGCCGCTCGGGCCGATGCCCGCCAAGCCGGACCTGCTGGCCGTGGTGCTGGTGTTTTGGAACGTGCACCAGATGCGCCGCATCAGCGTGGGCTGGGCCTTCTTTCTGGGACTGCTGATCGACGTCCATCATGGGGCCTTGCTAGGTCAGCATGCGTTGGCCTATAGCGGTCTGGCCTTTCTGGCGGTGAGCCTGCACCGTCGTCTGCTCTGGTTCACGGTGCTGGAGCAGATGGTGCAGTTGCTGCCGCTGTTTGCGGCCGCCCATTTGGTGCAGTTCGCGGTGCGCATGCTGCTGGGCGGCATGGCGCCCAGCCCCTGGTTGCTGCTGGCGCCGCTGTTCGAGGCCCTGCTGTGGCCGCTGACCACGGCGCTGCTGCTGGCGCCACAACGACGCGCTCCGGACCGCGACGAGAACCGACCCTTGTAA
- the mreC gene encoding rod shape-determining protein MreC produces the protein MALATLDRRPPPLFRQGTTALTKLLICTVLSVGLMVADARMGWVAPLRTALAWVLNPVQRALLAPVDAWEGLQDRLRGAEAAMQAEQAARNQLAQQALILARTQALQDENAALRRLLALREPLPVQSHSAEVLFQAGDLHGRRLVIDRGQADGLQAGAPVIDERGVLGQITRLHRNTAELTLLSDREASIPVLNARTQALMVAYGGERSSGMELRFVAANADIKPGDALTTSGLDGIYPPGLPVARVVEVQRQGQTSFARVTARPLAQADRARQVLVLAAPEAVTAARRELESTPSRSAP, from the coding sequence GTGGCGCTCGCCACCCTCGACCGTCGCCCGCCGCCGCTGTTTCGGCAGGGCACGACGGCGCTGACCAAGCTGCTGATCTGCACGGTGCTTTCCGTGGGGCTGATGGTGGCCGATGCGCGCATGGGCTGGGTGGCGCCTTTGCGCACGGCCTTGGCCTGGGTGCTGAATCCGGTGCAGCGCGCCTTGCTGGCCCCGGTGGACGCCTGGGAGGGCCTGCAGGACCGCCTGCGCGGTGCCGAGGCGGCCATGCAGGCCGAGCAGGCCGCCCGCAATCAATTGGCCCAACAGGCCCTGATCCTGGCGCGCACCCAGGCTTTGCAGGACGAGAACGCGGCCTTGCGCCGCCTGCTCGCTTTGCGCGAGCCCCTGCCGGTACAGAGCCACTCGGCCGAGGTCTTGTTCCAGGCCGGTGACCTGCATGGCCGTCGATTGGTCATCGATCGCGGTCAGGCCGATGGCCTGCAGGCCGGCGCACCCGTGATCGATGAGCGCGGCGTGCTGGGTCAGATCACCCGCCTTCATCGCAACACGGCCGAGCTCACCTTGCTGAGTGACCGCGAGGCCAGCATTCCGGTTCTCAATGCCCGCACCCAGGCGCTGATGGTGGCCTACGGCGGCGAGCGCAGCAGCGGCATGGAGTTGCGCTTTGTGGCCGCCAATGCCGACATCAAGCCGGGCGATGCGCTCACCACCTCGGGCCTGGACGGGATCTATCCGCCCGGCTTGCCGGTGGCGCGGGTGGTGGAGGTGCAGCGCCAGGGTCAGACCAGCTTTGCCCGGGTGACGGCCCGCCCGTTGGCGCAGGCCGACCGCGCGCGTCAGGTGCTTGTGCTGGCCGCCCCTGAGGCCGTGACCGCCGCTCGCCGCGAGCTGGAGTCCACGCCGAGCAGGAGCGCGCCATGA
- a CDS encoding rod shape-determining protein, whose translation MFGSLRRYFSTDLAIDLGTANTLIYVRDKGIVLDEPSVVAIRHEGGTNGKKTIQAVGKEAKAMLGKVPGNIEAIRPMKDGVIADFVITEQMIKQFIRMVHPQSMMRPSPCIIICVPCGSTQVERRAIRDAALGAGASRVELIEEPMAAAIGAGLPVSEAAGSMVIDIGGGTTEVGVVSLGGMVYKGSVRVGGDKFDEAIINYIRRNYGMLIGEPTAEAIKKNIGSAFPGSEVREMEVKGRNLSEGVPRSFTISSNEILEALTDPLNQIVSAVKNALEQTPPELGADIADRGMMLTGGGALLRDLDRLLREETGLPVLVAEDPLTCVVRGCGMALDHLDRTGSIFTSD comes from the coding sequence ATGTTTGGTTCCCTGCGCCGCTATTTCTCCACCGACCTCGCCATCGACCTCGGCACCGCCAACACCCTGATCTATGTCCGCGACAAGGGCATCGTGCTGGACGAGCCCTCGGTGGTCGCCATCCGCCACGAAGGTGGCACCAACGGCAAGAAGACCATCCAGGCCGTGGGCAAGGAAGCCAAGGCCATGCTGGGCAAGGTGCCCGGCAACATCGAGGCCATCCGCCCGATGAAGGACGGCGTGATCGCCGACTTCGTGATCACCGAGCAGATGATCAAGCAGTTCATCCGCATGGTGCACCCGCAGTCGATGATGCGCCCCAGCCCCTGCATCATCATCTGCGTTCCCTGCGGATCGACCCAGGTGGAGCGTCGCGCCATCCGTGACGCCGCCCTGGGCGCCGGTGCTTCGCGCGTTGAGTTGATCGAAGAACCGATGGCGGCCGCGATTGGTGCCGGCCTGCCGGTGAGTGAAGCCGCGGGCTCGATGGTCATCGACATCGGTGGCGGCACCACCGAAGTGGGCGTCGTGTCGCTCGGCGGCATGGTCTACAAGGGCAGCGTGCGCGTCGGTGGCGACAAGTTCGACGAGGCCATCATCAACTACATCCGCCGCAACTACGGCATGTTGATCGGCGAGCCCACCGCCGAGGCCATCAAGAAAAACATTGGCTCGGCCTTCCCGGGCAGCGAAGTGCGCGAGATGGAGGTCAAGGGTCGCAACCTCAGCGAGGGCGTGCCGCGCAGCTTCACCATCAGCAGCAACGAGATCCTCGAAGCCCTGACCGATCCGCTCAACCAGATCGTCTCTGCCGTGAAGAACGCGCTGGAGCAGACGCCGCCCGAGCTGGGCGCCGACATCGCCGACCGCGGCATGATGCTGACCGGCGGCGGCGCGCTGCTGCGCGATCTGGACCGCCTGCTGCGCGAAGAGACCGGCCTGCCCGTGCTGGTGGCCGAGGACCCGCTGACCTGCGTGGTGCGCGGTTGCGGCATGGCCCTGGATCATCTGGACCGCACCGGCTCCATCTTCACCTCGGACTAA
- the gatC gene encoding Asp-tRNA(Asn)/Glu-tRNA(Gln) amidotransferase subunit GatC: MALTLNDVSRIAHLARLDCPPAQAEQLLTQLNGFFDIVETMRAVDTTGVQPLYTPLSSVQEVALRLREDAVTESNQREANQVSAPAVEDGLFLVPKVIE, from the coding sequence ATGGCCCTGACCCTGAACGACGTGAGCCGCATCGCCCATCTGGCGCGGCTCGATTGCCCGCCCGCCCAGGCGGAACAGTTGCTGACGCAACTGAATGGCTTTTTCGACATCGTCGAAACCATGCGCGCGGTGGATACCACCGGCGTGCAGCCGCTCTACACGCCGCTGTCCAGCGTGCAAGAGGTGGCCCTGCGCCTGCGCGAAGACGCCGTGACCGAGAGCAATCAGCGCGAGGCCAATCAGGTCTCTGCCCCCGCCGTTGAGGACGGCCTGTTTCTCGTTCCCAAGGTGATCGAATGA